The Rhodopirellula halodulae sequence ATCATCGCGACAAAGCCGTGCAAAACCTCAGCGGTGGCAAAGCTCGCGGAGTCAACGACTATCGCGAAGTACTGAACCAAAAGAACGTGGACGTCGTCTACATCGCCACGCCTGATCATTGGCATGCGAAGATCTTGATCGAGGCGATGTTGGCGGGCAAAGACGTCTATTGCGAAAAGCCACTCACATTGACCGTTGACGAAGGCAAGCAGGTTCGCAAGGTTCAGCAACAAACCGATCGTGTGGTTCAAGTCGGAACCATGCAACGGAGTTACTTGGATCTGTTCGTCAAAGCCGTCGCCATTGCCGGAGCGGGAAGGCTGGGACGGATTCATCGTACCACGGTTTCGATCGGAGGCAGCTCGGTCTCGGGCCCGATCCCAACAGCCAAAGTTCCCACTTGGTTGGATTGGAATCAGTGGTTGGGTCCCGCACCGCAATCCCCTTTTCGATTGGTCGCTGATCCGAAAGCGGACGAATGGAATCTCGGCAAAACCAATGCTCATCAAAACTTTCGTTGGTGGTACGACTACTCCGGCGGCAAGATGACCGATTGGGGTGCCCACCACGTCGACATCGCATGTTGGGCAATTCGAGAAGCGGGACAATCCGACGAATTGGTCTCCATCGAAGGCGATGCAAAGACACCAGTGCCTTTCGCAGATGGCTACCCAACCAAGAGCGACCAGTA is a genomic window containing:
- a CDS encoding Gfo/Idh/MocA family protein, yielding MTFRTHRRRFLGQSVALSAATLAPAHLRSTVAAETESANDRPGLALVGAGRMGHNHMRFAKGMCDVVAVCDVDQNHRDKAVQNLSGGKARGVNDYREVLNQKNVDVVYIATPDHWHAKILIEAMLAGKDVYCEKPLTLTVDEGKQVRKVQQQTDRVVQVGTMQRSYLDLFVKAVAIAGAGRLGRIHRTTVSIGGSSVSGPIPTAKVPTWLDWNQWLGPAPQSPFRLVADPKADEWNLGKTNAHQNFRWWYDYSGGKMTDWGAHHVDIACWAIREAGQSDELVSIEGDAKTPVPFADGYPTKSDQYNTAHSFAMLAKMKDGTELQINSEGRNGVLLEGDRGRIFVSRGDLTGAPVEQLKDNPLPEGAIAKVYRNLPTPYNQHRNHWANFFHCTRERIEPISDVTSHLRAIDICHLANLSARFGRSLRWDAETEQILGDDETNSLLARPARSGFETDFS